The Plutella xylostella chromosome 12, ilPluXylo3.1, whole genome shotgun sequence genome includes a window with the following:
- the LOC105388459 gene encoding T-cell activation inhibitor, mitochondrial has translation MYSRIKIRVQCPCGILIRCLSQAEISTALRPFYFSVHPDLFGKFPEQRKVNESSLQQLSALLEAQQSSRTMKVPPLPFYLRNKDVSEGEFKYVRIHLTGNTVRDTVVKVLSTCDISTKYVDKIPRTTPVPEKIKTDFDKAYEEYSTEFEKARRMKMKVEEKKAPENIVEWIYENSEKAKQKYESTHATRDQVKSLAAQLCQTYGIKEVKWDSGWNISHIRGALQSLVALASQHSRHMTNLEGRTIALGQFTGVSLDGEVFLNIIDVRHEWLNLIKNVSQQDSALALIPDYEETLSGVLRKIHICRRKFMPKVSAQQYCSHLRQLVTSVGDFHGRGSRFPDHVPDSLSKYEIVVEPEAGPLMLSPTGQFITPSSCPADELIYFIAKRLDEATLLLTEYSINKHVEKALYKEVKERFGLLELHKDDSITPALMILCCQRLLTRVDRLNTKLRGNILNITHYYSVLSEGVLCIPWNFK, from the exons ATGTATTCTAGAATAAAAATAAG GGTACAATGTCCCTGCGGGATCCTTATAAGATGCCTGAGCCAAGCTGAGATATCGACCGCTTTGCGGCCGTTCTATTTTAGTGTACATCCAGATTTGTTTGGAAAATTTCCAGAACAAAGA AAAGTGAATGAGAGCTCACTGCAACAACTAAGTGCATTGTTGGAAGCGCAGCAGTCTAGTCGGACAATGAAAGTTCCTCCTCTAcctttttatttaagaaataaaGATGTATCAGAAg GTGAATTTAAGTATGTAAGAATCCATCTTACTGGTAACACAGTCAGGGATACagttgttaaagttttaagtaCCTGTGATATTTCTACCAAATATGTAGACAAAATTCCTAGAACCACCCCAGTACCTGAAAAAAT TAAAACAGACTTTGACAAAGCATATGAAGAATACAGCACAGAATTTGAAAAGGCTAGAAGAATGAAAATGAAAGTTGAGGAGAAGAAAGCACCTGAAAATATTGT AGAGTGGATATATGAAAACAGTGAAAAAGCCAAACAGAAGTATGAGTCTACGCACGCAACCAGAGACCAAGTCAAGAGTCTTGCGGCACAACTTTGCCAGACTTATGGTATAAAAGAA GTGAAATGGGATAGCGGATGGAACATCAGCCACATCAGAGGAGCGTTGCAGAGCTTGGTCGCCCTAGCTTCACAGCATTCACGACATATGACTAATTTGGAAG GTCGAACAATAGCCCTCGGTCAGTTCACGGGGGTCAGTCTGGACGGAGAGGTGTTCCTCAATATCATCGATGTGAGACACGAGTGGTTGAAC TTAATAAAGAACGTCAGTCAGCAAGACAGTGCACTGGCCCTCATCCCCGACTACGAGGAGACACTGTCCGGCGTGCTCAGGAAGATACACATTTGCAGACG TAAGTTCATGCCGAAGGTCTCCGCGCAGCAGTACTGCAGCCACTTGCGGCAGCTGGTCACGTCGGTGGGGGACTTCCACGGACGAGGGTCAAGGTTCCCGGACCACGTGCCCGACTCGCTTAGTAAATATGAGATCGTTGTTGAGCC CGAGGCGGGTCCCCTGATGCTGTCACCCACGGGCCAGTTCATCACCCCCTCGTCGTGTCCCGCCGATGAACTCATCTACTTCATCGCGAAGAGGTTGGACGAGGCCACTCTACTGTTGACCGAGTATAGTAT CAACAAGCACGTAGAGAAGGCTCTCTACAAGGAAGTGAAGGAGCGGTTCGGTCTACTGGAGCTGCACAAGGACGACAGCATCACGCCGGCGCTCATGATCCTGTGCTGCCAGCGACTGCTCACCAGGGTCGACAGGCTCAACACG AAATTACGGGGCAATATTCTGAATATTACTCACTATTATTCAGTTCTATCCGAAGGCGTCCTCTGCATACCATGGAACTTTAAATAA